The following proteins are co-located in the Plasmodium vinckei vinckei genome assembly, chromosome: PVVCY_11 genome:
- a CDS encoding SET domain protein, putative: protein MQCDTPCNDKQKDEEKYEENMSVKQKDELLKIVNEIPKLYKDKENEIISSLIYGYIHKYPKSIESYESFINFYMQKKNYKSALNLLYAVIYLDKDNKKFVELIKKCEEKLVSRICKIPAIYKSQLSYPQNVGLYRDSQHIINSLNNGNMAMYGQNDRYNHENDSNPEPILSEDIFNNKIHIVKQGKHYIALAKHNVEPGEIIFQEKPYILTQHVFSNNYTYSTCYHCLKERNVSEKSYACPINPHDCPYIFCNWKCLINNRKVHEIECSILPIIHAASKESGIMYYTVLHIFRVLIKTRIERNYNNRKYDILNDIFSVYSYYNAVKENQKNIFKSFNILANRIILEFPSSFYLYLKQKELVEFMLIIWQYSPFIKYYSPSSILQNINPEVTFGLVYSPILSKLHHSCIPTCSYYYDEDGLLTIRAICKIPEGGKLCINILPDQYLPLKIRKSFKGIPRVFACDCIRCSDPTENNLHLRSMKCPRCVIGYIYPIKTEALVEALKLHWYDQEMDNTISNDNDNSNELDHVHNEENMSQKNVSHNSFLKLSKQNEGNINGSNSAYDEKNNPEINKKSVEQSSSKNSRPHYLNDEKKKKICSNLEKEIERWICSNCGKLSLKGNKRCVKLENKIYLLYNEAENNYIKGNIITARNQLLKLSNEFFNIFHPNHYIIFNVNVLLAGLLRHDPNKQVFDSLIFFRKAIIAADNVLPSCSLEKIHLYACLAHYTFNCSNISKLYNKGFGLSSKFIFEPMYASIWNSYTITGYKSTLTILLLQKLRTYSISMNKFTPYMDIEFHINRKDEFSDFYRKVTHNKNEPFRQIKQVAKNDPFYPIYMACQCMDINFEENKYFINIFRSFKNVYYLGNGLNALCLAAAFGNINLVKVLLKLNYSLFFKNELNINALLHMASSYLPDEQDAYHSNYYYTLLKEIELQHVELELFEKDYFGSINILSNGTCNKNYGKKHNYMSPYIFKNNIENPIPFDLLMDDEFIYGEKSKDMDNRQKNILILFINHLYNIQKKKKKIHKRNLKLNQKILANKLAKFRSQSEVSNASSSDKESGSDASSITIDGYHNKYTNLRGRKNHDGTDSESSRSNNDRYRHKSAREKKIKNLSDLSEEENDEDLSSNKSYSNYNKSNKPLKSLESVDKLSRNRKKKKQNSEQNEYSESSNSSTSDKSSSINSQNSFEKYYYDEDNIDIESASENCDNILNNKMNNYFCEKLLIQSVSHKLLGFNNALHYACVRGKRELAKQLLISGVPVMLMNQEGNTPLHMSAFSGHNEIVKTLIEFKTDVNSVNTNGETPLMLATYQLHFNVIKTLIEHSASVVVNGANIETSNNVDISSSIARNNNNTILHCLVYGILKTHKIFYKNKLDMDDIATVTTHGFSELTSSKYLTQTSTYLNINHTIPNIPIIEQLPHDFFLLPFKLLHRIKKAIIIIKYLMVHCPIYLYEIKNSNGYNPFELLKAIWKKLCERRIEILGVSDLRMSSFSDKQKNIVFQGWSLITSLINILLSILRTDTSVLTSIYKNFIHIKDPNNSTTQLKEIENKSGDAEAKSSESATKNGAVLKKSSSIMTKSGEVEKKAAPIMTKSGEVEKEAAPIMTKSGEVEKEAAPIMTKTGEVEKEAAPIMTKTGEVEKKADEIMTKPGGNEKENGMKPKVPKKMFLKKMKPPFIKNKS, encoded by the coding sequence ATGCAATGTGATACCCCTTGCAATGATAAACAAAAAGATGAGGAGAAgtatgaagaaaatatgagtgtaaaacaaaaagatgAACTACTAAAAATCGTTAACGAAATTCCAAAGCTATATaaagataaagaaaatgaaataatctCCTCTTTAATATATGGCTACATTCACAAATACCCGAAATCGATAGAATCCTATGaaagttttataaatttttatatgcaaaaaaaaaattataaaagtgcattaaatttattatatgctgtaatatatttggaTAAAGACaacaaaaaatttgttgaattaataaaaaaatgtgaagaaaaattagtttcaagaatatgtaaaattccagcaatatataaaagtcAGTTATCTTACCCTCAAAATGTAGGATTGTATAGAGATAGCcaacatataataaatagtctaaataatggaaatatGGCTATGTATGGACAAAATGATAGATATAATCATGAAAACGATAGTAATCCCGAACCTATATTGAGCGAAGACATAtttaacaataaaatacatatagtTAAACAAGGTAAACATTATATAGCATTGGCTAAGCATAATGTTGAACCTGgagaaataatatttcaagAAAAAccttatatattaacacagcatgttttttcaaataattatacatattcaACATGTTATCATTGTTTAAAGGAAAGAAATGTTAGTGAGAAAAGTTATGCATGTCCAATAAATCCACATGATTgtccatatattttttgtaattggaaatgtttaataaataataggaAGGTTCATGAAATTGAATGTTCAATATTACCAATAATTCATGCAGCATCAAAAGAGTCGGGAATAATGTATTATACAGTACTTCATATATTTAgagttttaataaaaacaagAATTGAAAGAAATTAcaataatagaaaatatgatatactaaatgatatatttagtgtttattcatattataatgcagttaaagaaaatcaaaaaaatatatttaaatcattCAATATATTGGCAAATAGAATAATACTAGAATTTCCatcatcattttatttatatctaaaacaaaaagagCTTGTTGAGTTTATGTTAATTATATGGCAATACTCtccatttataaaatattattcacCATCAtcaattttacaaaatataaacccTGAAGTAACATTTGGTTTAGTTTATTCACCgattttatcaaaattacATCATAGTTGTATACCAACTTGTAGTTACTACTATGATGAAGATGGATTATTAACTATTCGAGCAATTTGTAAAATACCTGAAGGTGgaaaattatgtattaatatattaccTGACCAATATTTACCTCttaaaattagaaaaagtTTTAAAGGTATACCAAGGGTTTTTGCATGTGATTGTATTAGATGTTCCGATCCAacagaaaataatttacatcTAAGAAGCATGAAGTGCCCAAGATGTGTAATTGGATATATTTATCCTATAAAAACGGAAGCATTAGTTGAGGCCTTAAAACTACATTGGTATGATCAAGAAATGGATAATACTATATCTAACGATAATGACAATTCCAACGAATTAGATCATGTAcataatgaagaaaatatgtCTCAGAAAAATGTAAGTCATAAttcctttttaaaattgtctaaacaaaatgaaggaaatataaatggtAGTAATTCAGcatatgatgaaaaaaacaatcctgaaataaataaaaaatcggTAGAACAATCAAGTAGTAAAAATTCACGCCcacattatttaaatgacgagaaaaaaaaaaaaatatgttccAATTTAGAAAAGGAAATAGAAAGATGGATATGTTCAAACTGTGGGAAGTTATCACTAAAGGGTAATAAAAGATGTGTTAAGTTagagaataaaatatatttattatataatgaagcagaaaataattatattaaaggaaatataattacaGCTAGAAATCAATTACTAAAACTTTCcaatgaattttttaatatttttcatccaaatcattatataatatttaatgttAATGTATTATTAGCAGGATTATTAAGACATGATCCAAATAAACAAGTTTTTGATTctttgatttttttcagAAAGGCAATTATAGCAGCAGACAATGTATTACCTTCATGCTCATTAgaaaaaattcatttatatgcatgttTAGCACATTATACATTTAATTGTtctaatatttcaaaattatataataaaggtTTTGGATTATCTagtaaatttatttttgaaccTATGTATGCATCTATATGGAATTCATATACTATTACAGGATACAAATCGACATTaactattttattgttaCAAAAATTAAGAACATATAGTATATCTATGAATAAGTTTACTCCTTATATGGATATAGAATTTCATATAAACAGAAAAGATGAATTTTCTGATTTTTATCGTAAAGTTACACATAACAAAAATGAGCCATTTAGACAAATTAAACAAGTTGCAAAAAATGATCCGTTTTATCCAATATATATGGCTTGTCAATGTATGGATATAAActttgaagaaaataaatattttattaacatatttagatcttttaaaaatgtttactATTTAGGAAATGGATTGAATGCATTATGTTTAGCAGCTGCCTTTGGAAATATTAATCTTGTTAaagtattattaaaattaaattattctcttttttttaaaaatgaattaaatattaatgcaCTTTTGCATATGGCTAGTTCTTATTTGCCAGATGAACAAGATGCATATCActcaaattattattacacgttattaaaagaaatagaaCTACAACATGTTGAATTGGAACTTTTTGAAAAGGATTATTTTGGAAGCATAAACATTTTGTCTAATGGTacatgtaataaaaattatggaaaaaaacataattatatgagtccctatatttttaaaaacaatatagaAAATCCAATTCCGTTTGATTTACTAATGGATGACgaatttatatatggaGAAAAAAGTAAAGATATGGATAACcgtcaaaaaaatattctcatcttatttataaaccatttgtataatattcaaaaaaaaaaaaaaaaaatacataaaaggAATCTAAAATTGaatcaaaaaattttgGCTAACAAACTGGCAAAATTTAGATCCCAAAGTGAAGTAAGCAATGCTAGCAGTAGCGATAAGGAAAGTGGCAGTGATGCTAGTTCGATCACAATTGATGGCTAtcacaataaatataccaATTTGAGAGGAAGAAAGAATCATGATGGTACGGATTCAGAGAGCAGTAGAAGTAATAATGATAGATATAGACACAAAAGTGCTCgagaaaagaaaataaaaaatttaagtgATTTATctgaagaagaaaatgatgaagatTTGAGTAGTAACAAGTCGTATAGTAATTATAACAAATCCAATAAACCTTTGAAAAGTCTAGAAAGTGTTGATAAACTGAGTAggaatagaaaaaaaaagaaacaaaattctgaacaaaatgaatatagCGAAAGTAGTAATAGTTCAACATCTGATAAAAGTTCTAGCATAAATAGCCAAAACagttttgaaaaatattattatgatgaagataatatagatatagAATCTGCTTCTGAAAACtgtgataatatattaaataataaaatgaataattatttttgtgaaaaattgttaatacAATCAGTTTCACATAAATTGTTGGGATTTAATAATGCATTACATTATGCATGTGTAAGGGGAAAAAGAGAGCTAGCTAAACAGCTTTTAATAAGTGGGGTTCCTGTGATGTTAATGAATCAGGAAGGTAATACACCTTTACACATGAGTGCATTTAGTGGTCATAATGAAATTGTTAAAACATTAATTGAATTTAAAACAGATGTAAATTCTGTAAACACAAATGGAGAAACACCACTGATGTTAGCAACTTATCAATTACATTttaatgtaataaaaacattaatCGAGCACAGTGCGAGTGTAGTTGTAAATGGTGCAAACATCGAGACTTCAAACAATGTTGATATTAGCAGTAGCATTGCTAGAAATAACAACAACACAATATTACATTGCTTAGTATATGGTATATTAAAAActcataaaattttttataaaaacaaattggATATGGATGATATAGCCACAGTTACTACCCATGGATTTAGTGAATTAACTTCTTCGAAATATTTAACACAAACATCaacttatttaaatattaatcaTACAATTCCAAATATTCCTATTATTGAACAGTTACCTCatgatttttttcttttaccTTTTAAACTATTGCACAGAATAAAAAAggctattattataataaaatatttaatggTACATTGTcctatttatttatatgaaataaaaaattctaaTGGTTACAATCcttttgaattattaaaagctatttggaaaaaattatgtgaAAGACGAATAGAAATATTAGGTGTTTCAGATTTAAGAATGTCCTCCTTTAGTGAtaagcaaaaaaatattgtttttcAAGGATGGTCTCTCATTACTTCACTAATTAATATACTCTTGTCTATCCTTCGAACAGATACATCTGTTTTGACTtcaatttataaaaatttcatACATATCAAGGACCCAAATAATTCTACAACGCAATTAAAggaaattgaaaataaatcgGGGGATGCCGAGGCCAAATCGAGCGAATCTGCAACCAAAAACGGGgcagttttaaaaaaatcatcATCAATTATGACCAAGTCAGGTGAAGTTGAAAAGAAAGCGGCACCAATTATGACCAAGTCAGGTGAAGTTGAAAAAGAAGCGGCACCAATTATGACCAAGTCAGGTGAAGTTGAAAAAGAAGCGGCACCAATTATGACCAAGACAGGTGAAGTTGAAAAAGAAGCGGCACCAATTATGACCAAGACAGGTGAAGTTGAAAAGAAAGCAGACGAAATTATGACCAAGCCTGGCGGAAATGAGAAAGAAAACGGAATGAAGCCAAAGGTCCCAAAAAAGATGTTCCTCAAGAAAATGAAACCACCTTTTATAAAGAATAAAAGctaa